The genomic stretch GGCGTTCCCGGCGACGGCACCTTCGTGCTGCGCCAGATGTTGGCGCGTGGGCTAGACAGATTCGGCGTGGCGACGATCTGGGACCCGATCGCGGTGACCTTCTGCCTGGCGGCGGGAGAGGGCGCCGTCATCGACCTGCGTTTCGGCGGCAAGGCCGGGCCGCAGGCGGGCGAGCCGATCGACGCGCGCGTCACGGTGCTGAAGGCCGTTGCCGAGGGCTGGCAGAGTTTCGGACCAAGCCGGGTGACGCTCGGGCCGACCGCGCTGATCCGCATCGAAGGCACCGAGGTCGACATCATCCTCAACACCAACCGCACCCAGACTTTCGAGCCGGATATCTTCTCCAATATCGGAGTCGATCCGCTGGGCAAGGACATGCTGCTGATCAAGTCGACCAACCATTTCTACGCCGGCTTCGAGCCGATAGCCGCCGAGATCATCTATGTCACGGCGCCGAGTTCTTATCCCAGCAATCCGGCGGTGACGGATTACAGGAAGCTGAAGCGGCCGGTGTGGCCGAGGGTGAAGGACCCGTGGCGTTGATAATCTCCCCCCTTGAGGGGGAGATGTCGCCGAAGGCGACAGAGGGGGTCGCCTAACGTAGAGCGCTAGCCTCCTCCGCCGCAGGAGGTTGAGTCCAGTCGGACCGACCCCCTCTGGCCGCTTTGCGGCCATCTCCCCCTCAAGGGGGGAGATTACCAGCGCTAAACCAGCCCGCGCTTCACCATCATCGCCTCCGGCGACGGCATCTTGCCGCGGAAGGCCGTGTAAAGTTCTTCCGGGTCCTTCGAGCCGCCGGCGGCGTAGATGTTCTTCCTCAGCCGCTCGGCCAATGCCGGATTGAAGGGATCGCCCGTCTCTTCGAAGGCGGAGAAGGCATCGGCGTCGAGCACTTCCGACCACATGTAGGAATAGTAGCCGGCCGAATAGCCGTCGCCCGAGAAGACATGGCCGAAATGCGGGGTGCGATGGCGCATCGCAATGGTGTCGGGCATGTCGAGTTTTGCCAACGTTTCGGCTTCGAAACGAAGCGGCTCGGCCGGGGCATCGGGCCGGGCGTGATAGGCCATGTCCATCAAGGCGGAAGACGTGAATTCCACCGTGGCGAAGCCGGCGCCGAAGGTGCGCGTGGCCAGCATCTTGTCGAGCAGCGCCTTGGGCATCGGCTTGCCGGTCTTGACATGCAGCGCGTGCTTTTCCAGCACCGCCGGCACGGTCAGCCAGTGTTCGTAGAGCTGCGAGGGCAGTTCGACGAAATCGCGGCTGACCGAGGTGCCCGCAACCGACGGCCAGGTGACGTCGGTCAGCATGCCGTGCAGCGCATGGCCGAATTCGTGGAACAGCGTCTTCGCCTCGTCGACCGACAGCAGTGCCGGCTCGCCTGCCGGCGGCTTGGCGAAGTTCATGATGTTGTAGATCACCGGCTTCGAGCCGTGGCCGAGCCTATAGCCGGACTTCAGCGCGCTCATCCAGGCGCCGGAACGCTTCGAAGGCCGTGCGAAATAATCGGCGAGGAACAGGCCGCGCTCGCTGCCATCGGCATTTTTCACCGCGAAGACGCGCGCGTCGGGGTGCCAGGCGGCGATGCCCTTCTTCTCCTCGAAGGTGATGCCGAACAGTCTTGTCGCGACATCGAAGCAGGCGTCGATGACGCGGTCGAGCTGCAGATAGGGCTTCAGCTCCGCCTCATCGAACGCGAATTTTTCCGCGCGCAGCTTCTCCTGGTAGAAGCGCCAGTCCCAGGCGGCGAATTTTTCGTTGCTGCCGGCTTCCGCCGCCAGCCGCTCCAACTCCTTCTGGTCGGCGGCGGCCTTTTCCAGCGCCTTTTCCCAGACGGGGTCGAGCAGGTCGTGCACGGCCTTCGGCGTCTTGGCCATGGTGTCGTCGAGCTTCAGCGCGGCGAAGGAGGCGTAGCCGAGCAGCTTGGCTTTTTCGGCGCGCAGCTTCAGCATGTCGCGCACGACCGACGTGTTGTCGGAGGCGCCGCCGTTCTGGCCGCGCATGGTGAAGGCCTTGAAGGCGATCTCGCGCAGGTCGCGGCGTTCCGAGAAGGTCGCGAACGGCTCGTAGATCGAGCGCGACAGAGTGACGGCGTAGCGGCCCTTCTGGCCGCGCATCTCGGCGGCCTCGGCCATCGAGCTGCGGACGAAATCCGGCAGGCCGGCAAGATCTGATACGTCGAGGAACAGCGCCCAGTCACGCTCGTCGGCCAGCACGTTCTGGCCGAAAGTCGTGCCGAGCGACGACAGATCCTCATTGATCCTGGCCAGCCGCTTCTTGCCCTCGGCATCGAGCTTGGCGCCCGAACGGACGAAGCCTTTCCAGGTCTTCTCCAGCACCCGCAGCGTCTCGGCGTCGAGGCCAAGGCTCTCACGGCGCTGGTAAAGGTCGTCGATGCGGGCAAACAGCTTCTCGTTCATCGAGATCGCCGAAAAATGCCTCGACATTTTCGGCGAGATGTCTCGCTCCAGCGCCTGGATGGTCTCGTTGGTGTGGGCGCCGGCGCGGCACCAGAAGATCGACGAGACTTGATCGAGCGCCTCGCCGCCTAGTTCCAGCGCTTCAAGCGTGTTCTCGATGGTCGGCGCATCCTCGTTGCCGGCGATCGCATCAATCTCGGCCTCATGCGCCTTCAGCGCGGCGTCGAAGACTGGGGAGAAATCGCCGTCGCCGATCTGGGCAAAGTCGGGCAGGCCGAGCGGCCCTTGCCACGCGGTCAGCGGATGGGCGGCGAGGTCGACGGCTTTGGTTGAGGGCATGGAGGGTCTTTCGCTGGCATCGAGGAGGAGGGGTGTCACCGATGTAGGGCGCGGCCGACGGGCCCGCAATATGGCAGCTGGCCGATCCGCCTCAATAGGCTTCGCAGTTTTCGGCGATCGCGGCTTGCGAGCTGGCGGTGATGCGGTTGTCGGCCACCGCGAAGGTTTCCTGCATCAGCATGTCATTGTCGGGGAAATCGTAGCAGGCGATCACCGTGGTGACGCCGCCCTCGCTCTTCTCGATGCGGTGGCGGATCGCGGCGCCCGCGACGGCACCTTTCCACTCGTCGAGCGAGGCGATGAACTCCTGCTTGCTCTGGACCACACCGAGGTCTTCGAGCTTGATGCGGACGTCGTCGGCAAGCAGGTCGGCGAGTTCGGTGCGGTCGGCGACCAGCAGCGCTGAATACCAGCGGTTGATGATGAAGCCGTCATCGGCGCGCGCGGCAGCGATCGCTATCAGCAGGGCGGCGGCGGTGAAAACGGCCGACCGGACGTTCCTCACCTGGCGCGCCGTGCCGTTCATTCCAGCACCGGCCGTTCGAAATCGCCGGTCTCCTTGTTCATCACCCAGAGCTCGCCGGTCGATATGTCGAACCAGGCTCCGTGCAGCGACAGCCGGCCCTTGCCCTCGAGGATCGAGACGCAGGGAAAGGTTCGGAGGTTGGCGATGGAATAGCGGATCGAGATGCGTTCAAGCGCCGTCTGGCGTTCCGCCGCCGTCATGAAAGTGCTGGAGGACACCGTTTCGGCGGCCGGCGCGATCAGGCTCATCCACTTGCCGATGAAGTCGCCGGGCGACAGCGGCGCGGAATTCGGGTCGAGCGCCGCGCGGATGCCGCCGCAACGGCCGTGGCCCATGACGACGATGTTCTTGACCTTTAGGCTCTGCACCGCGAATTCGAGCGCGGCCGAGGTCGAATGGAACTCGCCGTCCGGCTCGTAGGGCGGCACCAGATTGCCGACATTGCGCAGCACGAAGAGTTCGCCCGGCCCGGCGTCGAAGATCGCTTCGGGGGCCGAACGGGAATCGCAACAGGCGACGATCATCGTCTCGGGCGCCTGCCCCTCCCGGGCGAGCTCGCGGTAGCGGCCGCTCTCGGTGAGGTAGCGGCCATTCATGAAATTGCGGTAGCCGGCGAGGAGGTGGTCAGGAAGATGAGGCATGGGCGGCTAAGGCCTTTCCGGGGTTGGAGGCGGCAGCTCGTTGCGGTCGAGAAAGCCTCTAACGGTAAAAGCCCGTCACGAGCAATGCAGAATTGTGGGGTCT from Mesorhizobium sp. 113-3-3 encodes the following:
- a CDS encoding M3 family metallopeptidase yields the protein MPSTKAVDLAAHPLTAWQGPLGLPDFAQIGDGDFSPVFDAALKAHEAEIDAIAGNEDAPTIENTLEALELGGEALDQVSSIFWCRAGAHTNETIQALERDISPKMSRHFSAISMNEKLFARIDDLYQRRESLGLDAETLRVLEKTWKGFVRSGAKLDAEGKKRLARINEDLSSLGTTFGQNVLADERDWALFLDVSDLAGLPDFVRSSMAEAAEMRGQKGRYAVTLSRSIYEPFATFSERRDLREIAFKAFTMRGQNGGASDNTSVVRDMLKLRAEKAKLLGYASFAALKLDDTMAKTPKAVHDLLDPVWEKALEKAAADQKELERLAAEAGSNEKFAAWDWRFYQEKLRAEKFAFDEAELKPYLQLDRVIDACFDVATRLFGITFEEKKGIAAWHPDARVFAVKNADGSERGLFLADYFARPSKRSGAWMSALKSGYRLGHGSKPVIYNIMNFAKPPAGEPALLSVDEAKTLFHEFGHALHGMLTDVTWPSVAGTSVSRDFVELPSQLYEHWLTVPAVLEKHALHVKTGKPMPKALLDKMLATRTFGAGFATVEFTSSALMDMAYHARPDAPAEPLRFEAETLAKLDMPDTIAMRHRTPHFGHVFSGDGYSAGYYSYMWSEVLDADAFSAFEETGDPFNPALAERLRKNIYAAGGSKDPEELYTAFRGKMPSPEAMMVKRGLV
- a CDS encoding carbonic anhydrase, encoding MPHLPDHLLAGYRNFMNGRYLTESGRYRELAREGQAPETMIVACCDSRSAPEAIFDAGPGELFVLRNVGNLVPPYEPDGEFHSTSAALEFAVQSLKVKNIVVMGHGRCGGIRAALDPNSAPLSPGDFIGKWMSLIAPAAETVSSSTFMTAAERQTALERISIRYSIANLRTFPCVSILEGKGRLSLHGAWFDISTGELWVMNKETGDFERPVLE
- a CDS encoding nuclear transport factor 2 family protein, whose product is MNGTARQVRNVRSAVFTAAALLIAIAAARADDGFIINRWYSALLVADRTELADLLADDVRIKLEDLGVVQSKQEFIASLDEWKGAVAGAAIRHRIEKSEGGVTTVIACYDFPDNDMLMQETFAVADNRITASSQAAIAENCEAY